In the Anoplopoma fimbria isolate UVic2021 breed Golden Eagle Sablefish chromosome 7, Afim_UVic_2022, whole genome shotgun sequence genome, one interval contains:
- the LOC129093437 gene encoding uncharacterized protein LOC129093437 codes for MVHLGGLVLFTCSLWTFIVPLNVAVGTEVRDRPQVIGSSQPIMAVLGEDVILPCHLEPKFNVEGFTVEWSNPDLKPDPADQLSRVEYVHLYRGRREDQSMKIRSYVMRTALFTDDLKDGNISLKILNVTLSDQGRYRCFIPKLKSQVKESIVQLVVAPRSDETSTTETQLDPRNLPNPDDPDDETDVEDRPQVIGSSQPIMAVLGEDVILPCHLEPKFNVEGFTVEWSNPDLKPDPADQLSRVEYIHLYRDRREDQSMKIRSYVMRTALFTDDLKDGNISLKILNVTLSDQGRYRCFIPKLKSQVKESIVQLVVAPRSDETSTTETQLDPRNLPNPDDPDDETDVEVGRHHFSVLIPMSVCVLLILAAGVGALLHKRNHQNLNHQEV; via the exons ATGGTCCACCTCGGGGGTTTGGTGCTCTTCACATGTTCTCTGTGGACGTTTATTGTTCCCTTAAATGTGGCTGTGGGGACGGAGGTTAGAG ATAGACCTCAGGTGATTGGTTCAAGTCAGCCAATCATGGCTGTTCTGGGCGAGGACGTCATCCTGCCGTGCCACCTGGAGCCTAAATTCAACGTGGAGGGTTTTACGGTGGAGTGGTCGAATCCCGACCTCAAGCCCGACCCCGCCGATCAGCTGAGCCGGGTCGAGTACGTCCACCTTTACAGGGGCCGGCGTGAAGACCAGAGCATGAAGATCCGGTCGTACGTCATGAGGACGGCGCTGTTCACTGACGACCTGAAAGACGGGAACATTTCACTCAAGATCTTGAACGTGACGCTCTCAGACCAAGGAAGATACAGATGTTTCATCCCAAAGTTAAAGAGCCAAGTGAAGGAGTCAATCGTTCAGCTAGTTGTTG cACCACGCTCTGATGAAACCTCTACGACAGAGACGCAGCTGGATCCAAGAAATCTCCCAAATCCAGATGATCCAGATGATGAGACGGATGTTGAAG ATAGACCTCAGGTGATTGGTTCAAGCCAGCCAATCATGGCTGTTCTGGGCGAGGACGTCATCCTGCCGTGCCACCTGGAGCCTAAATTCAACGTGGAGGGTTTTACGGTGGAGTGGTCGAATCCCGACCTCAAGCCCGACCCCGCCGATCAGCTGAGCCGGGTCGAGTACATCCACCTTTACAGGGACCGGCGTGAAGACCAGAGCATGAAGATCCGGTCGTACGTCATGAGGACGGCGCTGTTCACTGACGACCTGAAAGACGGGAACATTTCACTCAAGATCTTGAACGTGACGCTCTCAGACCAAGGAAGATACAGATGTTTCATCCCAAAGTTAAAGAGCCAAGTGAAGGAGTCAATCGTTCAGCTTGTTGTTG cACCACGCTCTGATGAAACCTCTACGACAGAGACGCAGCTGGATCCAAGAAATCTCCCAAATCCAGATGATCCAGATGATGAGACGGATGTTGAAG tTGGTCGACACCATTTCAGCGTTCTGATACCGATGTCCGTCTGCGTCTTACTGATCCTGGCTGCTGGAGTCGGTGCATTGTTACATAAACGGAATCATCAAAACCTAAAT CATCAAGAGGTATGA
- the LOC129093716 gene encoding coxsackievirus and adenovirus receptor homolog yields MIDREKMICSILLLITLTSCVSGSFVVNVTQSSYQAEENHNITLEWTFSPRTDGSTNSLIILCKMLTDLRPFALFHLHQGVEVPESQDERFSGRVQFDKDVLREGRLRLHMSRLRTDDSGLYLCDVKTGVGVGSRECHLNVTAASDRPKPETPNTTRGGRDASPTGSPSEPESWGWMAVYCVIGVLVVIDLLGVCHSFRQFLREEEVNSAE; encoded by the exons gGAGAAGATGATCTGCAGCATCCTGCTGCTCATCACACTGACCTCCTGTGTCTCTG GATCATTTGTAGTGAATGTGACACAGAGCTCCTATCAGGCAGAGGAGAACCACAACATCACACTGGAATGGACGTTCTCACCCAGAACAGACGGTTCCACCAACTCCCTTATTATCCTCTGTAAGATGTTAACTGATCTCAGACCCTTCGCcctgtttcatcttcatcaagGTGTCGAGGTTCCAGAGTCTCAGGATGAACGGTTTTCAGGACGAGTCCAGTTTGACAAAGACGTCCTCAGAGAAGGACGACTCAGACTCCACATGTCCAGACTCAGGACTGATGACTCGGGTCTTTACCTTTGTGATGTGAAAACAGGTGTTGGTGTTGGTTCTAGGGAATGTCACCTCAATGTCACAG CAGCGAGCGATCGGCCCAAACCTGAGACACCAAACacaacaagaggaggaagagatgctTCACCGACAGGAAGTCCATCAGAACCAGAGAGTTGGGGATGGATGGCTGTCTACTGTGTAATAGGAGTGTTAGTAGTAATAGATCTGCTGGGAGTTTGTCATAGTTTCCGTCAATTTCTGCGTGAGGAAGAAGTTAATTCTGCTGAATAG